The following proteins come from a genomic window of Yinghuangia sp. ASG 101:
- a CDS encoding Twin-arginine translocation pathway signal has protein sequence MAKPRSEWVPNPKLRAVREQQRQQSRKEFAADLAATAAELGENVGVDARLVAKWEDGETGRPRHVYRRLLVKLTGCTEDELGVGPAGPGTPSERPPPEASVLPVDRRQFLASTMLAVPALGWSHQRVDPGLVDYFRKQLAGHYEADMMLGPRALIATVVAQCQLIGRLLDDAENGVRRSLAEVGSAYAAFAGWLFLDAGDPDGALFWHGSALELAHRSGNVEAVACSLVDRAMAHTDLRAGAAVVDLCANALGIGGRLSPEVRVFALQQHAHGASLLADRAGVDRLLDDAARLVDRVDVEVWGTACLRTPAYVEVQRATCYGRLGKADEADRLWQQIIPSSPAVSRRDVGVWTARHARVKAAQGDPEHAVSLARTAAAITADTGSARAARELAGLSRDMSPWNDARVGRELADVLAPVTRGGMYG, from the coding sequence ATGGCCAAACCCCGGTCCGAATGGGTCCCGAACCCCAAGTTGCGCGCCGTGCGGGAACAGCAACGCCAGCAGTCGCGGAAGGAGTTCGCCGCGGACCTTGCGGCGACGGCCGCCGAACTCGGCGAGAACGTCGGTGTCGACGCGCGGCTCGTCGCGAAGTGGGAGGACGGCGAGACCGGCCGGCCCCGACACGTCTACCGGCGCCTACTGGTCAAGCTGACCGGCTGTACCGAGGACGAATTGGGTGTCGGCCCGGCCGGGCCCGGAACGCCATCGGAACGGCCGCCCCCGGAAGCTAGCGTCCTGCCCGTGGACCGCCGCCAGTTCCTCGCTTCGACCATGCTTGCCGTGCCCGCTCTCGGCTGGTCACACCAGCGTGTCGACCCGGGGCTCGTCGACTACTTCCGCAAGCAGCTCGCCGGCCACTACGAAGCCGACATGATGCTCGGGCCGCGCGCGCTCATCGCCACGGTCGTCGCGCAGTGCCAGTTGATCGGCCGTCTCCTCGACGACGCCGAGAACGGCGTACGCCGCTCGCTCGCGGAAGTCGGAAGCGCGTACGCAGCGTTCGCCGGGTGGCTGTTCCTCGACGCCGGCGACCCCGACGGCGCGCTGTTCTGGCACGGGTCGGCCCTCGAACTCGCGCACCGGTCCGGAAACGTCGAGGCGGTCGCGTGCTCGCTCGTCGACCGGGCCATGGCGCACACCGACCTACGGGCAGGCGCGGCTGTCGTCGACCTGTGCGCGAACGCTCTGGGCATCGGCGGGCGACTGTCGCCCGAGGTCCGGGTGTTCGCGTTGCAACAGCACGCGCATGGCGCGTCCCTCCTTGCCGACCGTGCTGGCGTCGACCGGCTTCTCGACGACGCCGCGCGCCTGGTCGACCGCGTCGACGTCGAGGTCTGGGGTACGGCGTGCCTGCGCACACCCGCGTACGTCGAGGTGCAGCGGGCGACCTGTTACGGCCGTCTCGGAAAAGCCGACGAGGCAGACCGGCTGTGGCAACAGATCATCCCGTCGTCGCCCGCGGTTTCCCGCCGTGACGTCGGGGTGTGGACAGCCCGGCACGCCCGTGTGAAAGCCGCCCAGGGCGACCCGGAGCACGCGGTGTCCCTCGCGCGGACCGCCGCGGCGATCACGGCGGACACGGGTTCGGCGCGCGCCGCACGGGAGTTGGCCGGCCTCTCCCGCGACATGAGCCCGTGGAACGATGCCCGGGTCGGACGCGAACTCGCCGACGTGTTGGCACCCGTCACCCGAGGGGGCATGTATGGCTGA
- a CDS encoding 4a-hydroxytetrahydrobiopterin dehydratase, producing the protein MAEALTHDQITERIKDLPGWTTDGRKIERTYAIRHIPGAAFVVHIAAIQDEWGHHSNATLGYKTLHVSISSSDLGGHVAEHDIELARRIEAVAPAHGAS; encoded by the coding sequence ATGGCTGAGGCACTCACCCACGACCAGATCACCGAGCGCATCAAGGACTTGCCCGGCTGGACAACCGACGGCCGGAAGATCGAGCGGACGTACGCGATCCGGCACATCCCGGGGGCCGCGTTCGTCGTCCACATCGCGGCGATTCAAGACGAGTGGGGGCACCACTCGAACGCGACGCTGGGATACAAGACGCTGCACGTGTCCATCTCGTCGAGCGACCTCGGGGGGCACGTCGCCGAGCACGACATCGAACTTGCCCGCAGGATCGAGGCGGTAGCGCCTGCGCACGGCGCGTCCTGA
- a CDS encoding FtsK/SpoIIIE domain-containing protein, whose protein sequence is MTETISRGLWEEPDAFPAVRRPVLDVDELIRKAELDGPKPTRAVARRGNGMTTVVTGKVTTSGPAVRRVHRWSRDRRVAPEVVVRVVARTTGRTLLYGTLGTARATGHLWRWVRADDYAAHIATKPEFVERIRRRRRLTLAWTGGPATVSTVVGSFLWTPTPYLVGTAVFGTAAAVEWWRRRPKGGGPALLTGRMGSKAVREAFAAAKLGDVRIIGPVVRDAGAWVAMVELPGGVPADKAVRRGAELASAFGTDPAQVDASSVMGHGGRVLLRVYDEHPFAGDSPANPLARPGTGPVDMWERVELFRDIRDQAVTVSAFEGSFLYGGQPGAGKSMSALALLMAVALDPHAELWLTPVKRGVDTQAWHPICSRLSTPDDTGSVVALLGDLVEEMGRRYDVILSKGAKKLDPAMGEPLVFLWVDELAGLCLDPDHGKAVKELLRKLAAEGRAAGIVPVLLTQKPEDRVIPSFLRDLIKYRWAGRCATPEMSDTVLGRGYAARGFNAMEFAEEHRGAGLFLSEPSRPARVRGFFTPDAHADDVARRAYELRKAAGTLPTLDDDPRTVLLRSVLDVIGERDRVTSAELADKLDQADDVEHLATLLRPFRVTPGPLWIGGATKRGYERAAVESALDGL, encoded by the coding sequence ATGACGGAGACGATTTCGCGTGGCCTGTGGGAAGAGCCGGACGCGTTCCCGGCCGTACGGCGGCCCGTCCTCGACGTCGACGAGCTGATCAGGAAAGCCGAACTCGACGGCCCGAAGCCGACTCGCGCGGTCGCCCGGCGCGGCAACGGGATGACCACCGTGGTTACCGGCAAGGTGACCACCTCGGGGCCCGCCGTCCGGCGGGTGCACCGGTGGTCACGTGACCGCCGGGTGGCGCCCGAGGTGGTCGTGCGGGTGGTCGCCCGGACCACCGGCCGCACCCTCCTGTACGGCACGCTCGGCACGGCGCGGGCGACCGGTCACCTGTGGCGGTGGGTCCGCGCGGACGACTACGCCGCGCACATCGCGACGAAGCCCGAGTTCGTCGAGCGCATCCGGCGCCGGCGCCGGTTGACCCTCGCGTGGACCGGCGGACCCGCGACCGTGTCCACCGTGGTCGGGTCGTTCCTGTGGACGCCGACGCCGTACCTGGTCGGTACGGCGGTGTTCGGGACGGCCGCGGCGGTCGAGTGGTGGCGTCGGCGACCCAAGGGCGGCGGGCCCGCGCTGCTGACCGGGCGCATGGGCAGCAAGGCCGTACGGGAGGCGTTCGCCGCGGCGAAGCTCGGAGACGTCCGCATCATCGGCCCCGTGGTCCGTGACGCGGGCGCGTGGGTGGCCATGGTCGAACTCCCGGGCGGTGTCCCTGCGGACAAGGCGGTGCGGCGCGGCGCCGAGCTGGCGTCCGCGTTCGGCACCGACCCGGCACAGGTCGACGCGTCGTCGGTCATGGGCCACGGCGGGCGGGTCCTGCTGCGGGTGTACGACGAGCACCCGTTCGCGGGCGACTCCCCCGCCAACCCGCTCGCGCGGCCCGGCACCGGGCCGGTCGACATGTGGGAACGCGTCGAGTTGTTCCGCGACATCCGCGACCAGGCGGTGACCGTCTCGGCGTTCGAGGGCTCGTTCCTGTACGGCGGTCAACCGGGCGCGGGGAAGTCCATGAGCGCGCTTGCTCTGCTCATGGCGGTTGCCCTCGACCCGCACGCCGAACTGTGGCTCACCCCGGTGAAGCGCGGGGTGGACACGCAGGCGTGGCACCCGATCTGTTCGCGGCTGTCGACACCCGACGACACCGGCAGCGTCGTGGCGCTCTTGGGGGACCTGGTCGAGGAGATGGGGCGCCGGTACGACGTCATCCTCAGCAAGGGTGCGAAGAAGCTCGACCCGGCGATGGGTGAGCCGCTGGTGTTCCTGTGGGTCGACGAGTTGGCTGGCCTGTGCCTCGACCCCGACCACGGCAAGGCCGTCAAGGAACTCCTGCGGAAGCTCGCGGCCGAGGGGCGTGCGGCCGGGATCGTTCCCGTGCTGCTCACCCAGAAGCCGGAAGACAGGGTGATCCCGTCGTTCCTGCGGGACCTGATCAAGTACCGGTGGGCCGGTCGGTGCGCGACACCGGAGATGTCTGACACGGTCCTCGGGCGCGGGTACGCGGCGCGCGGGTTCAACGCGATGGAGTTCGCCGAGGAACACCGCGGCGCCGGTCTGTTCCTGTCGGAGCCGTCCCGGCCTGCGAGGGTGCGCGGGTTCTTCACCCCGGACGCGCACGCCGACGACGTCGCCCGGCGCGCGTACGAGCTTCGCAAGGCGGCCGGCACCTTGCCCACGCTCGACGACGACCCGCGTACGGTGCTGCTCCGGTCGGTCCTGGACGTCATCGGGGAACGCGACCGTGTCACGTCCGCTGAACTGGCCGACAAGCTCGACCAGGCGGACGATGTCGAGCATCTGGCCACGCTGCTCCGGCCGTTCCGGGTGACCCCGGGGCCGTTGTGGATTGGTGGTGCGACGAAGCGCGGATACGAGCGCGCGGCCGTCGAATCGGCCCTCGACGGCCTGTGA
- a CDS encoding nucleotidyl transferase AbiEii/AbiGii toxin family protein, with translation MDDLHRHLIRIGLEALADDFGFALAGGYAVNAHRIIDRVSDDVDLFTPIARSADMEAAVERLDE, from the coding sequence GTGGACGACCTGCACCGCCACCTGATCCGCATCGGGCTCGAAGCGCTCGCCGATGACTTCGGCTTCGCTCTGGCCGGCGGCTATGCCGTCAACGCTCACCGGATCATCGACCGGGTCAGTGACGATGTGGACCTGTTCACGCCGATTGCCCGGTCCGCCGATATGGAGGCGGCCGTCGAGCGCCTAGATGAATGA
- a CDS encoding IS982 family transposase, protein MMQDLDTLATALYARIDDTLKASPELAPPRPKVGFAPTLSDAELLTLAVMSALLGYTSERRWIRRVDKDFRGLFPYVPRQSGYGKRLRAASSLFIHMIRILATDTTLWSDDVWLVDSTPVGCGCSRETAKRSDLAGWAQYGYCASHSRYFWGLRLHLVCTLGGLPVLFALTGAKADERETLRDMLDTAPDVMAAHPGQTIIGDRHYYGREFERDLTERHLVLLRPARKGEPERAGAHLFKPLRQVIESINQTLKGQLDLERHGGKSPAGAAVRVLSRILALTAAIWHNDKTGQPIKRSMTAYDH, encoded by the coding sequence GTGATGCAAGACTTGGACACCCTCGCGACTGCACTCTATGCCCGGATCGACGACACCTTGAAGGCTTCGCCGGAACTGGCGCCGCCGCGCCCGAAGGTCGGGTTCGCGCCCACGCTCAGTGACGCCGAGTTGCTCACGCTGGCGGTCATGTCGGCGCTGCTCGGCTACACGTCCGAGCGGCGTTGGATCCGCCGGGTCGACAAGGACTTCCGCGGCCTGTTCCCGTACGTGCCCCGGCAGTCCGGGTACGGCAAGCGGCTGCGGGCGGCATCGTCGCTGTTCATCCACATGATCCGCATCCTGGCGACCGACACGACCTTGTGGAGCGACGACGTGTGGCTGGTCGACTCCACCCCGGTCGGCTGCGGCTGCTCGCGCGAGACCGCGAAACGCTCGGACCTGGCCGGCTGGGCCCAGTACGGCTACTGCGCGTCGCACTCGCGGTACTTCTGGGGCCTGCGGCTGCACCTGGTCTGCACCCTCGGCGGCCTGCCGGTCCTGTTCGCGCTGACCGGCGCCAAGGCCGACGAACGCGAGACCCTGCGCGACATGCTCGACACAGCCCCCGACGTCATGGCCGCCCACCCGGGCCAGACGATCATCGGCGACAGGCACTACTACGGCCGCGAGTTCGAACGCGACCTCACCGAACGTCACCTGGTCCTGCTGCGGCCGGCCCGCAAGGGCGAACCCGAACGGGCCGGAGCACACCTGTTCAAACCGCTCCGGCAGGTCATCGAGTCGATCAACCAGACACTCAAAGGCCAGCTCGACCTGGAACGACACGGCGGCAAAAGCCCCGCAGGGGCGGCCGTCCGCGTTCTGAGCCGCATCCTCGCGCTCACGGCCGCGATCTGGCACAACGACAAGACCGGACAACCCATCAAACGATCAATGACCGCCTACGACCACTAA
- a CDS encoding nucleotidyl transferase AbiEii/AbiGii toxin family protein, giving the protein MTDRAAGRTTKVELVAEFLEHEPVATDLGPTLHPDDVAAGKMSALFSRAEVRDFIDVDALLRAGYTRDGLIALVERRDAGFDRKVLAEMLGGIGRFNDRQFSVYGPGIDVAGVRSQFADWQRELEGPAPGSSWGGGGPGQGELPPLPPSPPYRAPQAGPAGRRP; this is encoded by the coding sequence GTGACCGACCGTGCGGCCGGCCGCACGACCAAGGTCGAGTTGGTCGCCGAGTTCCTCGAACACGAGCCGGTAGCAACTGATTTGGGGCCTACGCTGCATCCCGACGATGTGGCCGCCGGTAAGATGAGCGCGCTGTTTTCCCGCGCCGAGGTCCGCGACTTCATCGACGTCGACGCCCTGCTGCGCGCCGGGTACACCCGGGACGGGCTGATCGCGCTCGTGGAGCGGCGTGATGCGGGATTCGACCGGAAGGTGCTGGCCGAGATGCTCGGAGGCATCGGCCGCTTCAATGATCGCCAGTTCTCCGTGTATGGCCCTGGGATCGATGTGGCAGGCGTCCGCAGCCAGTTCGCTGACTGGCAGCGTGAGCTGGAAGGGCCGGCACCTGGTTCTTCTTGGGGAGGCGGCGGGCCAGGACAGGGCGAACTGCCGCCGCTGCCCCCATCACCTCCGTACCGTGCGCCGCAAGCGGGTCCCGCCGGACGTCGGCCGTAA
- a CDS encoding response regulator transcription factor: MRVLVVEDHHDLAETLAAGLRREGMAVDVVWDGTTALERALVHPYAVVILDRDLPGLHGDQVCRSLLAGGGTARVLMLTAAATIEDRVDGLTVGADDYLAKPFAFAELVARVRALARRSQPAVPPVLVRGELRVDSARRVADRAGRRLDLSPKEFAVLELLLAAEGRVVSAEELLDRAWDEAADPFTHTVKVTVSRLRRKLGDPPLIETVPQAGYRI; encoded by the coding sequence ATGCGCGTCCTGGTGGTCGAGGATCACCACGACCTCGCCGAGACGCTGGCCGCGGGGCTGCGTCGCGAAGGGATGGCCGTCGACGTCGTGTGGGACGGTACGACGGCCCTGGAGCGCGCGCTCGTTCACCCCTACGCGGTGGTGATCCTGGACCGCGACCTGCCCGGCCTGCATGGCGACCAGGTGTGCCGTTCCCTGCTTGCCGGGGGCGGCACCGCGCGCGTCCTGATGCTCACCGCGGCGGCGACGATCGAGGACCGCGTCGACGGCCTGACCGTGGGAGCGGACGACTACCTGGCCAAACCGTTCGCCTTCGCCGAGCTCGTCGCCCGCGTCCGTGCGTTGGCGAGGCGGTCCCAGCCCGCGGTGCCCCCGGTTCTCGTCCGCGGCGAGCTGCGGGTGGACTCGGCACGGCGGGTCGCCGACCGTGCCGGGCGGCGGCTCGACCTCAGCCCCAAGGAGTTCGCCGTGCTGGAGCTGTTGTTGGCCGCGGAGGGCCGTGTGGTGTCAGCGGAGGAACTGCTGGACCGTGCCTGGGACGAGGCCGCCGACCCGTTCACCCACACGGTCAAGGTGACGGTCAGCCGGCTGCGCCGCAAGCTCGGCGATCCGCCGCTCATCGAGACCGTGCCGCAGGCCGGGTACAGGATTTGA
- a CDS encoding sensor histidine kinase, whose product MKARVRPTIRLRLTAVYGVLVLATGALLLGLTYVLAVHALPYLGVEPPPKPDLTFPPQPPQAPRPPTPGAHNTADGRQFLIASGVALAGMTAVSVGLGWVLAGRMLRPLRTMSATARAISAADLHRRLAVPGGPDDEVTDLARTFDGLLERLEVSFEAQRRFVANASHELRTPLTFERSLLEVALADPDASAAELRDVCRRALANNAHQEQVIEALLTLARSERGLDGRCEDVDVAVSARTVLATMETGALRVDADLRPAPTRGDPRLIERLVTNLVDNAVRHNVPHGTVHIHTGRQDGRATLRVTNSGPTVPPGELDRLFQPFQRLDATRTAGVGGVGLGLAIVAAIATAHRAELVTVARPQGGLDVRVTFA is encoded by the coding sequence GTGAAGGCCCGCGTACGTCCGACCATTCGGCTGCGACTGACCGCCGTGTATGGCGTGCTGGTCCTCGCGACGGGCGCACTGCTGCTGGGGCTGACGTACGTCCTCGCGGTGCACGCGCTGCCGTACCTGGGCGTCGAACCGCCGCCGAAGCCCGACCTGACCTTCCCGCCCCAGCCGCCCCAGGCACCGCGGCCACCGACGCCCGGTGCCCACAACACTGCGGACGGACGGCAGTTCCTGATCGCGTCCGGCGTCGCACTCGCCGGAATGACCGCGGTGTCCGTGGGGCTCGGCTGGGTCCTGGCCGGGCGCATGCTGCGTCCCCTGCGCACGATGTCCGCGACCGCACGGGCGATCTCGGCCGCCGACCTGCACCGGCGCCTCGCCGTGCCGGGCGGGCCCGACGACGAGGTCACCGATCTCGCGCGCACGTTCGACGGACTGCTCGAACGGCTGGAGGTGTCGTTCGAGGCCCAGCGGCGGTTCGTCGCCAACGCGTCGCACGAGCTGCGTACGCCCCTGACCTTCGAACGCAGCCTTCTGGAGGTCGCGTTGGCGGACCCGGACGCGTCCGCCGCCGAACTGCGGGACGTGTGCCGACGCGCGCTCGCCAACAACGCCCACCAGGAGCAGGTCATCGAGGCGCTGTTGACGCTGGCCCGAAGCGAGCGGGGGCTGGACGGCCGCTGCGAGGACGTCGACGTGGCGGTGTCGGCGCGCACGGTCCTCGCCACGATGGAGACCGGGGCCCTGCGCGTCGACGCCGACCTGCGTCCGGCCCCGACCAGGGGCGACCCCCGTCTGATCGAACGCCTCGTGACCAACCTGGTGGACAACGCCGTCCGCCACAACGTCCCGCACGGAACGGTCCACATCCACACGGGCCGTCAGGACGGCCGGGCGACGCTGCGGGTCACGAACTCCGGGCCGACGGTCCCGCCGGGCGAGCTGGACCGGTTGTTCCAGCCCTTCCAACGCCTCGACGCGACACGGACCGCGGGAGTCGGCGGTGTGGGACTGGGCCTCGCCATCGTCGCCGCCATCGCGACCGCACACCGCGCCGAACTGGTCACGGTGGCCCGGCCGCAGGGTGGACTCGATGTCCGCGTCACCTTCGCCTGA
- a CDS encoding Dabb family protein gives MIYHQVRMSIKPDAPQEDVEHALELMRRLGRELDVVEHFVVGRDFGGEFTYGASYALKDIDAYRTYLYAPLHRQIDEAGLPLVANMVSFDITDDDDPEFKARIDKLHADRFAGDSGLSDLIDGLGSYQGSGTDTQ, from the coding sequence GTGATCTACCACCAGGTGCGCATGTCCATCAAGCCCGACGCCCCCCAGGAGGACGTCGAGCACGCACTGGAGCTGATGCGCCGACTCGGGCGGGAGCTGGACGTCGTGGAGCACTTCGTCGTGGGCCGCGACTTCGGCGGCGAGTTCACGTACGGCGCCTCGTACGCGCTGAAGGACATCGACGCCTACCGCACCTACCTCTACGCGCCGCTGCACCGGCAGATCGACGAGGCCGGGCTGCCGCTCGTCGCCAACATGGTCTCGTTCGACATCACCGACGACGACGACCCGGAGTTCAAGGCCAGGATCGACAAGCTGCACGCCGACCGGTTCGCCGGCGACAGCGGCCTCAGCGACCTGATCGACGGCCTCGGCTCCTACCAGGGCAGCGGCACCGACACGCAGTGA
- a CDS encoding TetR/AcrR family transcriptional regulator, translating to MANDVSDQVKHSRSDAATARPGGRTARTGRAVMDATIAELGEVGYAALRIESVAERAGVNKTTIYRRWGDKANLVAAAFIERQGEVSPPVDTGDLREDLLAFLREVRKAFQSPWITALIRETGPRSTGDDGIHEVLDKIWPARFALSRAIFVNAVERGDLPPDTDPDFLVQATAGPLYFRQLFLGHELTDDFLARTADLVLRGAGSR from the coding sequence ATGGCGAACGATGTATCCGACCAGGTCAAGCACTCGCGCTCCGACGCGGCGACCGCCCGCCCCGGCGGTCGCACCGCCCGCACCGGGCGCGCGGTGATGGACGCGACCATCGCCGAACTCGGCGAGGTGGGGTACGCGGCGCTGCGCATCGAGTCCGTCGCCGAGCGCGCCGGCGTCAACAAGACGACGATTTACCGGCGTTGGGGGGACAAGGCGAATCTCGTCGCCGCAGCCTTCATCGAGCGCCAAGGCGAGGTCTCGCCGCCCGTGGACACCGGCGATCTCCGCGAAGACCTCCTGGCCTTCCTGCGCGAGGTGCGGAAGGCCTTCCAAAGCCCGTGGATCACCGCCCTCATCCGCGAGACGGGCCCCCGCTCCACGGGTGACGACGGCATCCACGAGGTGCTGGACAAGATCTGGCCGGCCCGCTTCGCCCTGTCCCGGGCGATTTTCGTGAACGCCGTCGAACGCGGCGATCTGCCGCCGGACACCGACCCGGACTTCCTGGTCCAGGCCACGGCGGGTCCGCTGTACTTCCGCCAACTCTTCCTCGGCCACGAGCTGACCGACGACTTCCTGGCCCGCACCGCCGACCTGGTCCTCCGCGGGGCGGGCAGCCGCTGA
- a CDS encoding Crp/Fnr family transcriptional regulator, whose product MSAELKTLLSGNGRRVVYDDGDVLFLEGDRPRNVLLVEAGQVRVVRGSVHGETVTIAHRGPGELLGELACIDDQPRSASVIARGRVEATAIPVGQFRELLRRHAELAYAVLESAVARIRESDRRRVEYGTLTAEYRVARALVDHARPAPDGSGAVAATSLTQRELADITGTSRESVGRALRALREAGLVVTRRGTVLITDLDALNRRSYR is encoded by the coding sequence GTGTCGGCCGAGCTGAAGACCCTGCTGAGCGGGAACGGGCGGCGTGTCGTGTACGACGACGGCGATGTGCTGTTCCTCGAAGGCGACCGTCCACGCAACGTCCTGCTGGTGGAGGCCGGGCAGGTACGGGTGGTGCGGGGCTCGGTGCACGGGGAAACGGTCACCATCGCGCATCGCGGACCCGGGGAGCTGCTCGGCGAGTTGGCCTGTATCGACGATCAGCCCCGTTCGGCGAGTGTGATCGCCCGGGGGCGGGTCGAGGCGACGGCGATTCCGGTCGGCCAGTTCCGTGAACTGCTTCGCCGACATGCCGAACTCGCTTACGCCGTCCTGGAGTCGGCGGTCGCACGCATCCGGGAGTCGGACCGCCGGCGTGTCGAGTACGGCACTCTCACCGCCGAGTACCGCGTCGCCCGGGCCCTGGTCGACCACGCGCGTCCGGCGCCCGACGGCAGCGGAGCGGTCGCCGCGACGTCGCTGACGCAGCGCGAACTCGCCGACATCACCGGCACATCACGCGAATCGGTGGGGCGCGCGTTGCGTGCCCTCCGGGAGGCCGGCCTCGTCGTGACGAGGCGCGGGACGGTGCTGATCACCGATCTCGACGCGCTGAACCGCCGGTCGTACCGCTGA
- a CDS encoding Pycsar system effector family protein, protein MTGTASGTGISGGGRTGSATASGGADARRVRGREHARAAARAAALLPRATAEIARADGKAAVLLAGTGTVLGAVLAGVAAGTWTPARLDVRVAWVWWVGCVASLAAVGCLSAVVYPRLPPKGHRPQGPVLYFGDVAGFASPAVLDAALARRDTGVDPQVTELWHTARIAHAKYLLIRRGLWLLLIAAACCTASVLGHVVLRSLQGGA, encoded by the coding sequence ATGACCGGGACGGCGTCCGGTACGGGGATCAGCGGGGGCGGGCGCACCGGCTCGGCGACGGCCTCCGGGGGAGCGGACGCGCGGCGCGTTCGGGGGCGGGAGCACGCCCGGGCCGCCGCGCGGGCCGCCGCCCTGCTGCCCCGGGCCACCGCGGAGATCGCCCGGGCCGACGGCAAGGCCGCGGTGCTGCTGGCCGGGACGGGCACGGTGCTGGGTGCCGTGCTCGCCGGCGTCGCCGCGGGCACCTGGACGCCGGCCCGGCTCGACGTGCGGGTCGCGTGGGTGTGGTGGGTGGGCTGTGTGGCGTCGTTGGCGGCCGTGGGCTGCCTGAGTGCGGTGGTTTATCCGCGGCTGCCGCCCAAAGGCCATCGGCCGCAGGGGCCGGTGTTGTATTTCGGCGACGTCGCGGGCTTCGCATCGCCGGCGGTACTGGATGCGGCCCTGGCCCGGCGGGACACGGGCGTCGATCCGCAGGTGACGGAGCTGTGGCACACGGCCCGGATCGCCCACGCCAAATATCTGTTGATCCGACGCGGTTTGTGGCTGCTGCTGATCGCCGCGGCGTGCTGTACGGCGTCGGTTCTGGGCCATGTCGTTCTCCGGTCGCTCCAGGGCGGGGCGTGA